Proteins found in one Acipenser ruthenus chromosome 18, fAciRut3.2 maternal haplotype, whole genome shotgun sequence genomic segment:
- the LOC117404629 gene encoding protein FAM110A-like, which yields MPVETLYADRMVKQVSCGATFTSAMPFRILNKGPEYFRRQLEPNSKKLSAVERLEADKAKYVKSQQVASTKQEPVKPPLIKKALMSPGVLRTINTPTRKIPLGLRRGEGCGRRGALNIDILNNLINICDSPLSSSPSPKTETGGSSPRVNATWEKQPDGQAKLSGGYSNLSKVSPNSVTVRRVDVRPNAVQQHPKQQRQQQQQQQQFVRQTAPRVCNLIPPSSPAYTRISSTSSRSSKRGHPSLHRSKSDLSDRYSRATADLERFFNYCGLDPMEIESIGVERFARASSDIVSIKLPSVSTPSSEQSCQTEERASEREPYGISIIERNARVIKWLYGIRQAWETQKVSNV from the coding sequence ATGCCCGTTGAAACTTTGTACGCAGACAGAATGGTTAAACAAGTGTCGTGCGGAGCAACCTTCACCTCCGCCATGCCTTTCCGGATCCTCAACAAGGGGCCCGAGTACTTCCGCAGGCAGCTGGAGCCCAACTCCAAAAAGCTGAGCGCCGTGGAGAGACTGGAGGCTGACAAGGCCAAGTACGTGAAGAGCCAGCAGGTCGCCAGCACCAAGCAGGAGCCGGTGAAGCCGCCCCTGATCAAGAAGGCTCTGATGTCCCCCGGGGTCCTGCGCACCATCAACACCCCCACCCGCAAGATCCCCCTGGGCCTCCGGAGAGGCGAGGGCTGCGGCCGGAGGGGGGCCCTGAACATCGACATCCTTAACAACCTCATCAACATCTGCGACAGCCCCCTGTCCTCATCGCCGTCCCCCAAAACAGAGACGGGGGGCTCCTCGCCGAGGGTGAATGCTACGTGGGAGAAACAGCCAGACGGACAAGCCAAGCTCTCCGGCGGCTACAGCAACCTGTCCAAGGTGTCTCCGAATTCAGTGACTGTGCGGAGGGTCGACGTGCGGCCCAACGCGGTGCAGCAGCATCCTAAGCAGCAgcggcagcaacagcagcagcagcagcagtttgttCGACAAACCGCTCCTCGCGTCTGCAACCTTATCCCACCCTCCTCCCCAGCCTACACCAGGATTTCCTCCACCAGTTCCAGGAGTTCCAAAAGGGGACACCCCTCCTTGCATCGCTCCAAATCAGACCTGAGTGACCGCTACTCGCGGGCCACCGCCGACTTGGAGCGCTTCTTCAACTACTGCGGCCTGGACCCCATGGAGATTGAGAGCATCGGCGTGGAGCGCTTCGCCCGGGCCAGCTCCGACATCGTCTCCATCAAGCTCCCCAGCGTCAGCACGCCCAGCTCGGAGCAGAGCTGCCAGACCGAGGAGAGAGCCAGCGAGCGCGAGCCCTACGGCATCTCCATCATCGAGAGGAACGCCCGCGTCATCAAGTGGCTCTATGGCATCCGCCAAGCGTGGGAGACACAGAAGGTGTCCAACGTGTAG